Below is a window of Halarcobacter anaerophilus DNA.
TAAAGAAAAATAGACAGAACTTACAAACTCTTTTGGAAATTTTAATTCATTTAATGCTCTTACTATATCATAACCACTTGATTTTGAAAAGAGTAAAAGATTAAAAAGAATAATCATATTCGTACGAATATAGATATTTATACCGTTTTGAACATCGCCTTGCAGTATCAAAAAAACAAACAACATTCCTATAAAAAAGTTTAGGAAAAAAAGTTTTTTTAGAATAGTTAAAATATTTTTATATTCATAAAAAGCGGCAAAAATAATCGGAAGCAAAAAAAGCAGTTCTGCTTTATTGAAACTTACGATTATAGAGTATAAAAGCGCTGATATTAGAATAATTGAAGAGTTAAATCTGCTCACTTTTTAATTCTCTTTAATCCTAAAAATATAAGTGCCAGAAGAAAAGCTGCAAACAAGCCTTCCAAAAGATTATGTGACTGGATTTTCTCTTTTTCATGTTTTAGATTTTTTACTTCAAACTCACTTTGTGCAGCATGACCTCCCAAAGCTTCAACTTTTATAAGAAGTTTAGCTTTAGGATTTTTTACTATATATTCACCCTCTTTGTTTGTAAGTCCCTCTTCAATTAGATTATTTTTATCATCAAAAACGGTAACTTTACACTCATTACAATAACTTCCCGAAGCAAAATAAGCCGAAGCTATAACTTTTGAATCTTCATCATAAACAAAAAGATTTAGTTTATGGGCAAAAAGCGAACTAAAAAGAAAAAAACTTAGAATAAATATTCTCATAAATTAACCTCTTTTAACAATTCAGGGCTGGATTTTTTTAAATAATTTATTAAAAACAGTGTAATAACACCCTCTATAAACATAGCAGGTACATTTGCCAAAAATATCGTAACAGAAGCATATAAATACTCTTTTTTCGACAAACTTAAAATCAATGCCAAAAGAAAAGTCGATAATAAAACAGGAAAAAATCCAATAGCAAAATATTTTATTTTTTCACTCAATCTATCAAACCAACCTTTTTTTACGACTAAATACGTAATATATGCAGGCAAAGACATTATTATAACATTTGCACCAAGAGAGGTTATCCCTCCGTATCCAAGAAGTACAGCTTGAAATAAAAGTGCTATTAAAATACTTAAAAAAACACAAGGTCCTATTAATATTCCTATTATTCCTATTAAAATAAGATGAATCTGGGTGGGTCCTAAAGGAATATGAATAAAGGAAGCTATAAAAAATACCGCACTCATAGCAGATACAAGCGCAATATTTTTACTCTTTAAATTTTTAAGTGAGTATATTACCAAACCTGCTGTTATAACAGCAGTGGTAATAGCTACTTCACTTGATAAAATTCCATCAGAAATATGCATTTTTTAATAAGCCTTTACCCAAATCAACGCACCGTTTTCAATCGGGTATTTTTTACCTTTATACTCTTTTTCACCGTTTTCAATAAGTGCTGCAAATCCCCACCAACCTTTGTGATTCATTACAAAAGAGAAAACACCGTTGTCATCTGTTTTTACAACTTGTGTTATATGAGCATCCGTCGGTGCTTTTAATCCAAAATCATTGTAAAGTTCAACTTCAACTTCAGTATTTGGAACCGGTTTACCATTATATACAACTTTTCCTTGAAAAAGATTTCCTGCATACAAACCAAAAGGTTTTGTCAAAGGAATTATTTCATAAGTTAAACCTATTGGCTCATCCCAACCGTCTTCTAAACCGTATGCTGAAACAATAACTTTAGGAACATGAGAGATATATTTGCTCTCTGCGGGTTCAAAATACGGTTGCGGTTGAAC
It encodes the following:
- a CDS encoding energy-coupling factor transporter transmembrane component T family protein yields the protein MSRFNSSIILISALLYSIIVSFNKAELLFLLPIIFAAFYEYKNILTILKKLFFLNFFIGMLFVFLILQGDVQNGINIYIRTNMIILFNLLLFSKSSGYDIVRALNELKFPKEFVSSVYFSLKMIQTLTDEFKKIKQTLRARGFRANSSLFAYETYGNLFGHIFVKSIKKAQALQDSFKLRGFNGKIYLISSSSLSLHDVGLIFLVCVLYVKEVVV
- the cbiM gene encoding cobalt transporter CbiM — protein: MHISDGILSSEVAITTAVITAGLVIYSLKNLKSKNIALVSAMSAVFFIASFIHIPLGPTQIHLILIGIIGILIGPCVFLSILIALLFQAVLLGYGGITSLGANVIIMSLPAYITYLVVKKGWFDRLSEKIKYFAIGFFPVLLSTFLLALILSLSKKEYLYASVTIFLANVPAMFIEGVITLFLINYLKKSSPELLKEVNL
- a CDS encoding DUF4198 domain-containing protein; the protein is MKKLIFVAIFAVLANAHFLTFLPSTDNVTSKENSKITLNAMFIHPFEQNGMTMEKPEGIYYENKKAVLPLEETKKFDHKAWKSSYQIKKPGVYKFYVQPQPYFEPAESKYISHVPKVIVSAYGLEDGWDEPIGLTYEIIPLTKPFGLYAGNLFQGKVVYNGKPVPNTEVEVELYNDFGLKAPTDAHITQVVKTDDNGVFSFVMNHKGWWGFAALIENGEKEYKGKKYPIENGALIWVKAY